One window of Quercus robur chromosome 5, dhQueRobu3.1, whole genome shotgun sequence genomic DNA carries:
- the LOC126726688 gene encoding obg-like ATPase 1 — MPPKASKSKEAPAERPILGRFSSHLKIGIVGLPNVGKSTLFNTLTKLAIPAENFPFCTIEPNEARVNVPDERFEWLCSSFKPKSEVSAFLEIHDIAGLVKGAHEGQGLGNNFLSHIRAVDGIFHVLRGFEDPDIIHVDDSVDPVRDLETISEELRLKDIEFMERRVEDLEKSMKRSNDKQLKIEHELCLKVKAWITEGKDVRLGEWKAADIEILNTFQLLTAKPVVYLVNMNEKDYQRKKNKFLPKIHAWVQEHGGEPIIPFSGVLERNLADMPEDEAAKYCQENNVQSALPKIIKTGFSAINLIYFFTAGPDEVKCWQIRKHTKAPQAAGAIHTDFERGFICAEVMKFEDLKELGTEAAVKAAGKYKQEGKTYVVQDGDIIFFKFNVSGGGKK; from the exons ATGCCTCCAAAAGCCTCGAAATCGAAGGAAGCACCTGCAGAGAGACCCATTCTTGGTCGATTCTCATCTCACCTCAAGATTGGAATT GTTGGATTGCCAAATGTTGGCAAATCGACTCTTTTCAACACGCTGACAAAACTCGCAATACCTGCTGAAAACTTTCCCTTTTGTACCATTGAGCCCAATGAGGCCCGGGTTAATGTCCCCGATGAGCGGTTCGAATGGCTCTGCAGCTCCTTCAAGCCGAAGAGCGAG GTTTCAGCTTTTTTAGAGATCCATGATATAGCTGGACTGGTGAAAGGTGCTCATGAAGGACAAGGGTTGGGCAACAATTTCTTATCTCATATACGAGCAGTTGATGGCATTTTCCATGTTTTAC GTGGATTTGAAGATCCAGATATCATCCACGTTGATGACTCCGTGGATCCTGTAAGGGATTTAGAGACTATTAGCGAAGAATTGCGGCTAAAG GATATTGAATTTATGGAAAGGAGAGTAGAAGATCTTGAGAAAAGCATGAAGAGGAGCAATGACAAGCAGTTAAAAATAGAGCATGAGCTCTGTCTAAAG GTCAAAGCATGGATTACTGAAGGAAAAGATGTCCGTCTTGGGGAGTGGAAAGCTGCTGATATTGAGATATTGAATACTTTTCAATTGCTTACTGCAAAACCAGTTGTGTACCTG GTTAACATGAATGAGAAAGattaccaaagaaaaaagaacaaatttttGCCCAAGATTCATGCTTG GGTACAGGAGCATGGGGGTGAACCAATTATTCCTTTCAGTGGTGTGTTAGAGAGGAATCTTGCTGATATGCCAGAAGATGAAGCGGCAAAGTACTGTCAAGAGAACAATGTTCAAAG TGCCCTTCCAAAGATCATAAAGACTGGTTTTTCTGCAATTAATCTTATATACTTCTTCACTGCAGGACCTGATGAG gtcAAATGCTGGCAAATTAGAAAGCATACAAAGGCTCCCCAAGCTGCGGGGGCAATCCACACTGATTTTGAGAGAGGATTCATTTGTGCTGAG GTAATGAAATTTGAAGATCTAAAGGAACTTGGTACTGAGGCAGCTGTAAAG GCGGCTGGGAAGTATAAACAGGAGGGTAAAACCTATGTGGTTCAAGATGGagacataatatttttcaagttCAATGTTTCCGGGGGTGGGAAGAAGTGA
- the LOC126726689 gene encoding LRR receptor-like serine/threonine-protein kinase GHR1 yields the protein MKVITLLVASLFFLSAMGQLPSQDILALLEFKKSIKHDPTGYVLSSWNEESIDFNGCPSSWNGIVCNGGNVAGVVLDNLGLSADVDLSVFSNLTKLLKLSMSNNSMSGKIPENIADLKSLEFLDVSNNLFSSSLPPGIGELASLRNLSLAGNNFSGSIPDSISGLASIQTLDLSHNSLSGSLPTSLTKLTRLVSLNLSFNGFTKRIPIGFELISGLEVLDLHGNMFDGYLDAQFLLLSTAIYVDFSGNMLGSSSSQQQKFLPGISETIKHLNLSHNQLTGSLVSGGELQLFENLKVLDLSYNQLSGELPEFNFVYDLQVLKLSNNGFSGFVPNGLLKGDSLVLTELDLSANNLSGPISMITSTTLHTLNLSSNGLTGELPLLTGSCAVLDLSKNKFGGNLTRMVKWGNLEFLDLSQNHLTGPVPEVTPQFLRLNYLNLSHNSLSSMLPTVITQYPKLRVLDLSSNLLNGKLLADLLTMPTLQELHLENNILTGDIKFSPPSAGEHNLQILDLSHNQFSGYFPDQFGSLTGLQLLNIAGNNFSGSLPTSMAGMSSLSSLDISQNHFTGPLPNNLPDTLDSFNASHNDLSGVVPENLRKFPSSSFYPGNSRLSLPGGGSSGANNSPAENHKKKPMNTIVKVIIIVSCVAGVFILILLAIFVHYIRLSRRPPPERDIKKSVSRRAPPNASGISGTDSGGALVVSAEDLVASKKGSSSEIISSEEKTAAATGFSPSKTSHFSWSPESGDSLTGEHFARLDVRSPDRLIGELHFLDDTITLTPEELSRAPAEVLGRSSHGTSYRATLENGMFLTVKWLREGVAKQRKEFAKEAKKFTNIRHPNVVGLRGYYWGPTQHEKLILSDYIAPGSLASFLYDRPGRKGPPLTWAQRLKIAVDVARGLNYLHFDRAVPHGNLKATNILLDGPDLNARVADYCLHRLMTQAGTIEQILDAGVLGYRAPELAASKKPLPSFKSDVYAFGVILLELLTGRCAGDVISGLEGGVDLTDWVRLRAAEGRGTECFDPAVMLEMGNPAIEKGMKEVLGIALRCIRSVSERQGIKTIYEDLSSI from the exons ATGAAGGTCATTACTCTTTTAGTGGcatctttatttttcctctctgcCATGGGGCAGCTTCCTTCACAAGACATTTTGGCGCTGCTTGAATTCAAGAAAAGTATCAAGCATGATCCCACTGGTTATGTCCTCAGTTCATGGAATGAGGAATCTATTGACTTTAATGGCTGCCCTTCTTCTTGGAATGGAATTGTTTGCAATGGTGGAAATGTTGCTGGGGTTGTTCTTGATAACTTAGGTCTGTCTGCTGATGTGGACTTGAGTGTATTTTCCAACCTCACTAAACTCTTGAAACTCTCCATGTCAAACAATTCCATGTCAGGCAAGATTCCTGAGAATATAGCTGACTTGAAAAGCCTTGAGTTTCTGGATGTATCTAATAATCTGTTTTCTTCATCTTTACCGCCGGGGATTGGTGAGTTAGCGAGCTTAAGAAACCTCTCATTGGCTGGGAACAACTTCTCTGGCTCAATTCCGGATTCCATATCTGGGCTTGCCTCAATCCAGACATTGGACTTGAGCCACAATTCCTTATCCGGGTCGCTGCCAACATCATTGACAAAGCTCACTCGCTTGGTATCACTGAATCTATCTTTTAATGGCTTTACAAAGAGAATCCCAATAGGTTTTGAGCTGATTTCTGGTCTGGAGGTGCTTGACTTGCATGGAAATATGTTTGATGGTTATCTGGATGCTCAATTTTTGCTTCTATCAACTGCCATTTATGTCGACTTCAGTGGGAACATGCTAGGTAGTTCTAGTTCGCAGCAGCAGAAGTTTTTACCGGGTATTTCTGAGACTATTAAGCATTTGAATCTTAGCCACAACCAGCTCACTGGATCATTGGTGAGTGGAGGTGAGCTACAGCTCTTTGAGAACTTGAAGGTGTTGGATCTGAGCTACAACCAGCTGTCTGGAGAACTGCctgaatttaattttgtttatgaCCTCCAAGTCCTCAAGCTCAGCAACAACGGATTCTCTGGGTTTGTTCCTAATGGCCTACTGAAAGGAGATTCTTTAGTACTTACTGAACTGGATTTGAGTGCCAACAATCTGTCAG GGCCAATAAGTATGATCACGTCAACAACTCTTCACACTCTTAATCTCTCTTCGAACGGACTCACAGGCGAGCTTCCTTTGCTGACTGGAAGCTGTGCAGTACTTGATCTATCGAAGAACAAATTCGGAGGAAATTTAACGAGGATGGTAAAATGGGGTAACCTTGAATTCCTTGATCTCAGTCAGAATCATTTGACAGGGCCTGTCCCTGAAGTAACCCCACAATTTTTGCGTTTAAATTATCTCAACCTTTCCCATAATTCTCTTAGTAGCATGCTGCCAACAGTTATCACACAGTATCCAAAGCTTAGAGTTCTTGATCTCAGCTCCAACCTGCTAAATGGAAAGCTTCTAGCTGATCTGTTAACAATGCCCACTTTGCAAGAGCTTCATCTTGAAAACAATATATTGACTGGTGATATTAAGTTCTCTCCTCCTTCCGCTGGTGAACACAATCTACAAATTCTAGATCTTTCTCATAACCAATTTAGTGGCTATTTTCCAGATCAATTTGGGTCATTGACTGGACTTCAACTGCTCAATATTGCTGGAAATAACTTTTCTGGTTCTCTGCCAACTTCCATGGCAGGCATGAGCTCATTAAGCTCATTGGATATATCACAGAACCACTTTACAGGTCCTTTACCAAACAACTTGCCTGATACCCTTGACAGCTTTAATGCTTCACATAATGATCTTTCAGGGGTTGTCCCTGAAAACCTGAGAAAGTTCCCTAGTTCTTCTTTCTACCCTGGAAATTCTAGGTTAAGTTTACCTGGTGGTGGTTCTTCTGGGGCAAACAATTCTCCAGCTGAAAACCACAAGAAGAAGCCAATGAACACTATTGTCAAAGTCATAATTATTGTTTCATGCGTGGCTGGTGTTTTCATTCTTATACTGCTTGCTATCTTTGTACATTACATCCGTCTATCAAGGAGACCCCCACCAGAACGTGATATAAAAAAATCAGTCAGCAGGCGAGCTCCACCAAACGCCTCAGGCATTAGTGGAACAGATAGTGGCGGTGCTTTGGTAGTTTCAGCTGAGGATCTCGTGGCTTCCAAGAAAGGATCCTCATCTGAGATAATCAGTTCCGAAGAAAAAACGGCAGCTGCAACTGGCTTTTCCCCATCAAAAACTAGCCATTTCTCTTGGTCACCTGAGTCTGGGGATTCACTCACTGGTGAGCACTTTGCAAGACTGGATGTGAGATCACCAGATCGATTAATTGGTGAGTTGCATTTTCTTGATGATACCATCACGTTAACACCTGAGGAGCTGTCTCGCGCACCAGCTGAAGTATTGGGGAGAAGCAGCCATGGGACTTCTTATAGGGCAACACTGGAAAATGGGATGTTCTTGACAGTTAAGTGGTTGAGAGAAGGGGTAGCAAAACAGAGGAAAGAGTTTGCCAAGGAGGCTAAAAAGTTTACAAACATCAGGCATCCAAATGTGGTGGGTTTAAGAGGGTACTATTGGGGGCCTACACAGCATGAGAAGCTCATTCTTTCAGATTACATCGCACCTGGAAGTCTTGCAAGCTTTCTATATG ACCGGCCAGGAAGAAAAGGTCCGCCGTTAACCTGGGCCCAAAGGCTCAAAATAGCAGTTGATGTTGCACGTGGCCTGAACTATCTCCATTTTGATCGTGCTGTACCACATGGTAACTTGAAAGCAACAAATATACTGTTGGATGGGCCTGATCTAAATGCACGTGTTGCTGATTATTGCCTCCATCGCCTCATGACCCAGGCTGGCACCATTGAACAGATTCTTGATGCTGGGGTTTTAGGTTACCGTGCGCCAGAGTTGGCTGCTTCCAAGAAGCCACTGCCTTCCTTCAAGTCTGATGTTTATGCCTTTGGAGTGATACTTTTAGAACTTCTAACAGGAAGGTGTGCTGGTGATGTAATCTCTGGTTTAGAGGGGGGTGTTGATTTGACAGATTGGGTGCGGTTGAGGGCAGCAGAAGGTCGGGGCACAGAGTGTTTTGATCCTGCAGTGATGCTGGAAATGGGGAATCCAGCAATTGAGAAGGGAATGAAGGAGGTCCTTGGAATAGCTTTACGCTGTATACGATCAGTTTCTGAGAGGCAAGGTATCAAGACCATATATGAAGATCTCTCATCTATATAG